In Nerophis lumbriciformis linkage group LG12, RoL_Nlum_v2.1, whole genome shotgun sequence, a single genomic region encodes these proteins:
- the aplnra gene encoding apelin receptor A: MEAPTAEYADNYEYYDDNETVCDFSEWEPSYSLIPVLYMLIFILGLSGNGVVIFTVWRSKCKRRAADVYIGNLALADLTFVATLPLWAVYTALGYHWPFGVALCKISSYVVLVNMYASVFCLTCLSFDRYLAIVHSLSSSRLRSRGTMLASLGAIWLLSGMLAVPTLLFRTTVSDQNNNRTTCAMDFSLVTINQRHDYLWIAGLSLSSSALGFLLPFLAMTIFYCFIGCTVTRHFNNLRKEDQKKKRLLKIITTLVVVFALCWTPFHVLKSMDALSYLNLAPNSCGFLRFLLLAHPYATCLAYVNSCLNPFLYAFFDLRFRSQCLCLLNLKKAMHGHMSSMSSTLSAQTQKSEIQSLATKV, from the coding sequence ATGGAGGCCCCCACTGCGGAATACGCGGACAACTACGAGTACTACGACGACAACGAGACGGTGTGCGATTTCTCCGAGTGGGAGCCCTCCTACTCCCTCATCCCGGTCCTCTACATGCTCATCTTCATCCTGGGCCTGTCCGGGAACGGCGTGGTCATCTTCACCGTCTGGAGGTCCAAATGCAAACGTCGGGCGGCGGACGTCTACATCGGAAACCTGGCCCTGGCCGACCTCACCTTCGTGGCGACCCTTCCCCTGTGGGCCGTGTACACGGCGCTGGGCTACCACTGGCCCTTCGGCGTGGCCCTGTGCAAGATCAGCAGCTACGTGGTCCTGGTCAACATGTACGCCAGCGTcttctgcctcacctgcctcagcTTCGACCGCTACCTGGCCATCGTGCACTCTCTGTCCAGCAGCAGGCTGAGGTCCAGGGGGACCATGCTGGCGTCGCTGGGCGCCATATGGCTGCTGTCCGGGATGCTGGCCGTGCCCACGCTGCTTTTCCGCACCACGGTGAGCGACCAGAACAACAATCGGACCACCTGCGCCATGGACTTCAGCTTGGTGACCATCAACCAGAGGCACGACTACCTCTGGATCGCGGGGCTCAGTTTGTCCTCCTCGGCTTTGGGCTTTCTTCTGCCCTTCCTGGCCATGACCATCTTCTACTGCTTCATCGGCTGCACCGTCACGCGTCACTTCAACAACCTGCGCAAGGAGGACCAGAAGAAGAAAAGGCTGCTGAAGATCATCACCACACTGGTGGTGGTGTTCGCCCTCTGCTGGACGCCCTTCCACGTCCTGAAGAGCATGGACGCCCTCTCCTACCTGAACCTGGCGCCCAACTCCTGCGGCTTCCTGCGCttcctgctgctggcccacccgtACGCCACCTGCCTGGCCTACGTCAACAGCTGCCTCAACCCCTTCCTCTACGCCTTCTTTGACCTGCGGTTCCGCTCGCAGTGCCTGTGCCTGCTCAACCTGAAGAAGGCCATGCACGGCCACATGAGCTCCATGTCGTCCACGCTGAGCGCCCAGACTCAGAAGTCGGAGATTCAGTCCCTGGCTACCAAGGTCTAG